The following is a genomic window from Bacteroidia bacterium.
TACCGTATCGCAACATAGCTGTGGAGGATGAGGAACTGTTCCTGGGTAACTCCACCTTGAAACCGACCACCTCCATGAACTTTGACGTGATGGCCGAACAGTACTTCGCTTCCGTCGGAATCGTGTCCGCGGGGGTGTTTTACAAGGACATCAGCGACTTCATCTACATCTACAATCAGAAGGGTTTTGTCGATCCGGCGACCGGTGAGACGTACAATCTGTTCCAACCGCGCAACGGTGCCAAGGCGACGCTGACAGGCGTGGAATTCGCCTTCCAGCGGCAGTTGGATTTCCTGCCCGGCTTCCTCTCCAGGCTCGGACTGTACACCAACTACACCTTCACGTCCTCGACCACCGACAATCCTGATTTCGGAGACCGCGATCTCGATCTTCCCGGCGCCGCGCCGCATTCTCTCAACGCGTCCCTGACCTGGCAGGACAGCCGTTTCGTCATGGGTGTGTCGTTCAATTACACCAGCCCGTACATGGATCCCGACGAACTGGATTTGACTCCCGGTCTCGAGCGTTACTATGACAAGGTCACGCATCTGGATCTGAACGCGTCGTATGCGTTGACTCCTCAATTGCGGATCTTTTTTGAGGCGAACAACCTGCTCGATCAACCGCTGCGTTATTATGCCGGCGAGAGCAGCCGCACCTATCAGGCAGAGTACTACAACCGTCGCTTCAGCGCCGGCGTCAAATTCGATCTCTGACATCAATACCGGCGCTCCCTTTTCAGGGGGCGCCGGCCCTTATCCGGAATCAACACATGAAATCACACTTCATCATACTTGCCTTCGTGCTGAGCGCAGTTGTGCAAACGGGCTGCGGTTCAGGACAGAAGGACACCGGGCAGACGCCACAGAATAGCATCGAGCGTATTCTGGTCACTGAAGCATGGAACTCGCCGCGGAACGAGACGGACAATGTGGATTCGCCCGCATTCTGGTATGCGCCCGACGGCAACCATATCGTCATAGCCACAGCGAAATCCACGGATCGCTTGCTGGTGTATGATGCGAAATCGGGAAAGTTGCTCCGCACCATCGGGACGAGCGGAAGCGGCATCGGACAACTGAAGCGACCGAATGGGATTGCCATCGTTGATGATCTGGCGATTATCGTCGAACGCGACAACCACCGCATTCAGGTATTCCGCCTCCCTGACGGAAAGCCGCTCGGATACTTCGGTGCGGATCAACTCATCAAACCATACGGCATTGCTGTGATCCGCATGGACAAAGGTTTTTCCTTGTATGTCACCGACAACTATGAAACCGCTGACGAAATGGTACCGCCTGCTTCGGAGCTCGGCAGACGCGTCAAGCGCTTTTCGCTCACCGTTACGGGCGACGTGGCTGAGGGGAATTACCTCGGGAGCTTCGGCGAGACCACCGGTGCCGGGGTGCTTCAGATCGTGGAATCCATCTGTGCCGACACCGTTCACAACGTCTTGCTCATCGCGGATGAAGATTCAGCACGGAATGATGTAAAGGTCTATGATCTCGACGGGCGTTTTACGGGAGACATCGTCGGCAAGGGACTCTTCAAATCTCAGCCGGAGGGTATCGTACTGTACGAGTGCCCCGATGGTGGCGGCTATTGGGTCATG
Proteins encoded in this region:
- a CDS encoding phytase codes for the protein MKSHFIILAFVLSAVVQTGCGSGQKDTGQTPQNSIERILVTEAWNSPRNETDNVDSPAFWYAPDGNHIVIATAKSTDRLLVYDAKSGKLLRTIGTSGSGIGQLKRPNGIAIVDDLAIIVERDNHRIQVFRLPDGKPLGYFGADQLIKPYGIAVIRMDKGFSLYVTDNYETADEMVPPASELGRRVKRFSLTVTGDVAEGNYLGSFGETTGAGVLQIVESICADTVHNVLLIADEDSARNDVKVYDLDGRFTGDIVGKGLFKSQPEGIVLYECPDGGGYWVMTDQGKTENNFLVFDRVTFEFVGMFHGSATRNTDGIVLTQRSFDSFAAGAFFAIHDDGNVSAFDWSEIAKALKLARTCVQ